The Larus michahellis chromosome 8, bLarMic1.1, whole genome shotgun sequence nucleotide sequence aaaaaatttaatttttcaaaaaaatggtCACGATATGGAAGGTCACAATACAAAGTTCTTaaacacaatacaacacaaacaAGTTGAAAAGCCTTTTTTGATTGGAAGCGATTAATACAAAGAATAGATGCCAACAATACTTATTGTACAAAGTTTATGACACTGGATTCATATATTGATTCCCTGAAAATCCCcacattttgaagaaatattGAATATTAAGGTCATGGATGAAGTGAATTCAAGAAATTCAGAGTTATATTTGTCTCCACCCTCAATTCTAAGTACTAGGATTGGGTTTCATGGTATAAAATAGATAGCAAAGGCACACTGTGGTTTGAAAACAAGGCTAGACATGCTAGCCTTTAAACTTTCTGGCTTTTGTCTGGGTGTTTTATGAACATTCAGATATACAGTGAAAAAATCCAACCCTCTTGAGGGGgtgcagaatgaaaaaaatattaaagcctgaaaaaaattttacctataaaacagtatttatattCTTATGCATTTTTTAGTGTTTCCCCAACTCATTTGAGGTTACACATTTTAGAAATGAAGTACCTTTCTCCAAGCTATTTCTGTTATTTCACTCTGACAGAACTAGCATAAAAATGCCCATTAAAGACCATTGTTTGCCTCCATCAGTTTTGTTGATTATGGAAAAGGACAGATGCACTGCTAAAAAGTTGAAGTTATTGGCCAAGCCAGCTACTTGCTTATTTAactttttcaatacagctttccaatttagaaaaaagctttaaagaaaatgcttgcttaatcttttaaaaattactagaCTGCAAGTCTTGCATGTCAAATTCTGGCATGAAGTGTTCTTCAATGTTAAGTTATAAAGCCCTGACACAGACCTATTGCAATTATTAACAAAACTCTTGCCACAGGGGTGCAAAGCAATGTACTCTGGTTTAACCACAGCTAGCTCTGTTTGTGAACCATGTCAATTCCTACGGAACTATTATACAACTCAAAATTAGTTGAAAGTAGAGATTGTAAGAGCTATATACGGACACTATGAAAGACTGTTCCAGCAGCACCGGTCTGCACATAAACACAAATAATCAATTTACACTAAACATTTCTAGAACTACATAAAAAGTAATAGTTATACCACATCTTGGTTCCCTGAGAAGAAAAGTGCTCTAACTACAGAGGTCTTTGGAATGTCATCAGTACAGTGAATAAAGATGCACCTCTTGCACGGCTACTGCAGAGATATCTCCTACTTCCATCTTGATCAGACTTGGTTTTGGcattttcattcaaaacaaaCCTTACTCTCCACAAGAGTGGCACTGAAACAGGAGCGAGAGATGACTAGAAGTAGGCTAGCATTAAAATCTGGTTCATCTGTGATGATTTGTTATTACACATTGGAACGTATAGTTAGCACACTTGATGAACAAAAAGTCATTAAGAGCACAGTTTACCTCATCTATTTAACCCATAATTAAGATTGGGTTTGAAAACTTTAATATAATACAaaaatttttcaaatatgttttagAAAGGATGCTTTTTTATCCCAGGGGTACAACTTACATTTTTAGTGAACATGATAATCATCATGAGAGTTAAGACTTCAAATACAATAAAACAGCGCACAGCAGAAGAATGAAGCCAGAAACCATTTTATTTCCATCCAGTTTTGCAAGTATTAAGGATGGCATAAGAGCTCATTCCACCACTATAAAATTATTACATCCCTAGAAGAGGCAAAGCTTATaatgtttcctgtttctttccctccCAAGTGCTTACAAACTGTGTGattatttggtttgttttaattgtgTCTTTCTGTCCCTATCTAATACAAACCTCCTTCATCCTCTCCCCAGCCATCAAAATACAGTAACTGGGTGTGGAGAAGAAGCACTGAGGCAGTCAGTAATGAGAAGttataaaaatgttaaacagccACATACACTACACTAACACCCGGGATGCTCACAACATACAGAAGACAACTTTGCAACAATATCATGTTCCATTGGCCATTGTTACCTATGAAGATCGGTACTGTAAGATTTATTGTTTAGTACATGCACACAACAGTTACTCCAGATTCTTCTGATTCCTCCCAACTTCTAGACAGCAATTCATTTTGTATTTACTATTTTTAAGGTAAAATACTAAAACTGGTTTCAGGTATTATTGTCCAGCTGGTTTTAATAGCAAGATTCAAATGGCATCTTCCAAAAATTAGAGAATTAATGCTCAGTATTtctcaaaagctttaaaaattaaggtatcttgaaaaattactttcagtATACCCCATGCAATTGAACTGCTCAATAGTTTAAATTCTGAATTTAATATACTCCAAGTTAGTGAAGAGTTCATATTTAGAAACTAATTCCAGACGGTTCTTAGATCTTATACGACAGGagatgaaactttttaaaatcataactaTCAACAGAAAAAATTCCCATAGGAAGAAAGTATATACACTCTCACTATAGCAAGGCAATCAACTCTTCCATTTCAATACTATCATAAACATTTAACCGAATTAACCGGTAGAACCCAACCAACAATTggtatttcagatttttcaatCATATGATTACCTCTTAAAGGCTGATCTTTTattcaaatcaaaataaatttttcttttccaacacaATCCAGTTCAATGCATTTAAGTTTAAGACTGATTTGTAAACGGTTATCTCTCCCTCACTTCTCTACACCTATACAGATCTTTAGAGAGATATTAAGCAAAAGGCTTGTAAAACGCAGTGATGCAGAGTTTCATTTTAAACTTAGCACTTATCTGAGCACGTCTGCAAACGCTCTCTTACGCGAGGTGGAAGTGTTTTTAACAACCTTTCTTCTACGATTAGACTATTCCGCTTTAGGAACTGACATTCTTCCAGTTCAGCAGGAAGTGATTCAAGATAGTTTCCAATGAGCTCTAATTGAACAAGATTCAGTAGCTGACCCACACAAGGGGATAAATTCATTAGACTGTTATTTCCCAGAAGAAGAAATTGCAgctttttgcactgaaataatcCATCAGGCAGCATTTCAAtctagaaaaaggaaagaaaagaacaaaaattatgTACATTAGAACTTGTTAGCCTACATGCAGCTGCATGTTTTGACATCTCTCGGTTTTATtttaggataaaaaaaacccaacctcttaATTTACGGAAGgataaggaaagggaaaatgtaaTGCTTCTATCATTATGCAAAAAAGTGCTTGAGAACACCACAATGGTTTTATATACTTGTTTTGTTGTGAAGATGCTCAGCTACTGGCAGAAGTCAAGACATAAGCGTGGTGGGGGGAGCGTATACATGCATGCATGCGCAGAAGTGCGTACAAATGTGTGCATGTGCAGGTGGCAGGGGAGATAAATAGGCTACTGTCTCCTAAGAATCacttaatgaaaaacaaacacagattgTGTGGAGAGACGTTAGAGTTCCTGTGTTGTGAAACCTGTACAAACAGTTTTCTGTGCAGTACAGTAGCCCTGGTCCACGCTACTGACATGTAACATCCAAAACCAGCATCACCAGTGAAAACAATTATAAACCCCAAAAGATGTCTTAAGTCACAAGCCTCGACCCCACGGTAACAAGCCAGACAGTTTAGCATGGCTAACGAGGTTACCAGCTATAATTATTTCCCTCTTCCCAATCAGACAGCTGAGCTGCTCATCAGCTAGCTGTTGATTCACTACAGCTTTCAGTCTgtcattttaatgcaaaaatttaACACTGTTCACTTCCATTAAAATATTACATAGGATAGACAGCTGCAGGGAAAGAGAAGCTACATTTCTGCAGCCATTCTAAGCTATACTATCTCTGGATCAGAGCCCTTAAGCTGCTACAGACCAGCATAGTACTTACTCTCTATTATGCAAGTTTTGATGACACCAAAGTTTTAGTAATTAAACAAGCACCATCCCTTTTTTCAGCTTGATTGGGTTTACTTTAATCATGAACACCACAAAAGCATTTTGAACCAGAGGCTGTTCCAGAAAAAATGGCAGATTAAGTCAATATTtgattatgattattattattttaagtagtAATTCAAACTTCTACTTACATGGTTTTTTGTCAAAGCCAAGTACTGCAGATTGGTGAGGTAACCGATTTCTTCAGGGATGGAGGTTAGCTTATTGTAGCTAAGAtccaaataatgtaattttttacaaagaaatagcTGCAATggaacatttttaatattattataatttagATACAATTGTTCCAGATTTGATAACGCACCAATCTGCACTGGGACATATGAAATACTGTTGTGCCACAATTTTAAGCAAGAAAGGTTCTTAAGATGTTGAAAACTAATTATTTCTTCCACTGttctgagattattttcttttaagtcgATTTCATGCAAATTGTTTAGGGTAAAAATGGAATGGGGAATGCGCTCTAAATCACAGCAGATTAATTCCAAGGTTCTCAGGTTTACCAGCTTCTTCAGGTTATTTAGCACTATCAGTTTATTTCCCTCATTGTTGATAGACAAGTGTTGTAAAGAAGGCAGATCTGTAACCACTTGAGGTATACGGGAGAGGTTGTTTTTTAAGCAAATTGATCTCAGATTTTTTAGCCCCTGAAAGCTTTCATTGTATATGGAGTTGTGATGATCTAGCATGAAATATCCTGTTAAGCACAATTCTTGTAGGTTTTTTAGATGAAAGACCCAAAATGGAATTCTTCCCATCTCACTAGATTTCAGGCGCaatgttttcagattttcttctaaaaagctGACTGCTGGATAATCCATAGTTACTGATGAATGATAAACATTGAGTTCTTTGAGATTGATTAGCTGGGTCACAGCTGAAGGAAGTTTGGCTTCAGGAATAAGTTCCAGGCTTAGGACTTCTATTTCTGTTAGTTCAAAAACACTGTCCGGAAGACCACTTAACATGAAAAGGTGAAGTTCAATCTTGTCTTGGGAATTTCTTActagtttatttttcagtttttccactgaCCATTCGTTGTTAAGATTtatctgtttcagtttgttttcactCAAATCAGATAGGAATATTGAGAATCGTTGGGAATAAAGAGGATCATACTGATCTGCCAAGTGGAGAATAAACGCAAAGTCATTCTTTACATCAGGTATATCACTGTAATTACTTTTCTCTCTCAACTTCTCAAAAGAATATTGCTTAAGTGAACTTCTTAACATCCACCACAAACTGTAAGTACAAGTTAAGCCATAGAAGATCACtaaaacaacataaaaagaagccaaaactttaaaaatttctGCTAGCGAATAAACACACTGGTACCTTTTGTAGCCCGTAAAGGCTTGAACATTAACTACACAATCAATTTCAAGTGTAATAAATGATAAATAGTAGGGGACATaagttattattattacaaatacAATGACTTTCACTATAATCTGTTTCATGTACACTGTATATATGACATCCTTCTCTTCCACATGTACTCtgaatttcttcactttttcaaaTATAGCTTTAGCTTGTTCCCCTTCTTTTTTGTCAAGAACACTTGAAGAATTTTCTCTTCCAGTTGTTTCCAAGCCAGGTTGCGAGTATGGTAGGGACTGCCTGCTGGCCCCTATATCTACTGAACTCCCAGGTGATGAAAtcactgcttttgatttggctatTGGCAACTTCCTCACAGACTGCTCGGCAACTGTTTCTGAGAGGGCACGCGTTGTCCATGGAGAATCAAAACACTTCTGAAGAATGGCTACAAAGTGCTCAAGCCTGGAACTTGTACTAGGATAGTAAAGCCAGAAATTACTGCAAGCTGCAAAAATAAAGGTATGCAGAAGCACTAGGTATGGAAAAAATTTGGCAAACCAGTGAAGCTGTCTCTCATAACATACTGCATCAATATAGGAATACTGCTGCCGATGGAGATCATTCTGGATTTTAAGCGGGATGATTATCTGTGCTGTAGAGCTAGCCGACATGTTAAGGTTGGCTTTAACTAAATCCCAAGGCACGGCACAATGATTGTCAAATTCTAGCTTGCAAGGAAGACAACACAATACTCTGGTTTGAGTAAGCTGGAGGGCCCCAGCGAGCACAGCAACTAGCAGCATTATCATGGTGAGGTAATACCAGAAGACATCCCACCATGGTTTTAGGATGTGGTATGATGACTGGGCATCTGCTAAGAGTTTGAGTTCTGTTAGCGTGATCATGACTTTCACCTGTGAGAGAACAGCAGCtggtagaggaaaaaagaaaagacatcctTAGAGAATTGTTACAAACAATTTATCTCACCGTTAAACACTTTAAGCTTATTACTATTTTCACAGTTTTAGCTGTGTAACATTTGGCCTAGCATCCAGAGCATAGAAGAAGGATCCAAGAACTCCTGGCACCTAACTCTAAGCAtcatatttattttaagcaaagtTACTTGGgatataaaaatttaaatgaagagcGAAACTAGCATCACAGATCAGGAGACAGTATATTTTGACCAAACATTTGGGTACTGTTCAAGTAGAAGCAACAAGCAGGTATAGGTTAAAGACACATGTGATATTACTAGCAGTCCTTCACCACTGTCCTAAACTTGCATAGCAAAAGTGATTTCTTGTGTATGAAGAATTACAAGAATCAGAGCGCTGTATTAACGATGTGTCCTGTAATTTAGTATTTTCTACTAGATTAAATCATTCTACCCaattaaagaataaagaataCACAAAAATTCTCAAAAGAGCAGTTTTGCATTACATATTCCTATATATAATTTCCCATGTTCTCCCATCAAGAGAATTAAGCTTACTGACAGAATGCAAATGAAGCTAACATAACTTGTTATAGTCCAATATTGTCATATATATAAAAGTAGCATGCTTAACTCCCAGCAGCACAGGTTTGATTCATACTTACTTTACTAATTAAAGAGAGTAAAATTCACAGCACTGCTCAGTCAGGAGGTCTACACCTTTTAAAATTCCTTGGACATGCCATCTTTACATCTGTCTTCATTCTGGATGGAAAAAACATTgaatatactttatttttaatggcttcaCCTAAATAAAGAGCAAACATTTCAGCTTTCACTAGAACTGCTGCCTTATTAGGGACATCAGAATCCATTAATCTTTGCATTGCTACAGCTACATGAAATGGAACACAACATACTCAGACACAATCATGTAGAATATGAAGTCAAAGTTTTGCACAGTCACATCAACACAAAAAACAGGAAACCACCTACAGCTAGCCCCGTTTCAACTGGGAAGTAATGACTTTTTTTGCCAAATaactatgtgaaaataaaatatgcaacatGCAAGACTTCAAGAAGTAGAATTCAATCATAAATTTGATATACCAAAGTTTAGCAGAAATTCAAGTTTCTCAAAAACAGAAGCCCATAATTTgcatcctgaaaaaaataatcaatgaactATCCAGTGTCCATGGCAATACCACAGACACTACCAGCTTTAGAGAAAACTTACTGTAAAGTTTAAGCAGTACAGATACGAAGCAACAGGAATGTTCTGTACTTTTcttattcacagaatcatt carries:
- the LRRC8B gene encoding volume-regulated anion channel subunit LRRC8B — protein: MITLTELKLLADAQSSYHILKPWWDVFWYYLTMIMLLVAVLAGALQLTQTRVLCCLPCKLEFDNHCAVPWDLVKANLNMSASSTAQIIIPLKIQNDLHRQQYSYIDAVCYERQLHWFAKFFPYLVLLHTFIFAACSNFWLYYPSTSSRLEHFVAILQKCFDSPWTTRALSETVAEQSVRKLPIAKSKAVISSPGSSVDIGASRQSLPYSQPGLETTGRENSSSVLDKKEGEQAKAIFEKVKKFRVHVEEKDVIYTVYMKQIIVKVIVFVIIITYVPYYLSFITLEIDCVVNVQAFTGYKRYQCVYSLAEIFKVLASFYVVLVIFYGLTCTYSLWWMLRSSLKQYSFEKLREKSNYSDIPDVKNDFAFILHLADQYDPLYSQRFSIFLSDLSENKLKQINLNNEWSVEKLKNKLVRNSQDKIELHLFMLSGLPDSVFELTEIEVLSLELIPEAKLPSAVTQLINLKELNVYHSSVTMDYPAVSFLEENLKTLRLKSSEMGRIPFWVFHLKNLQELCLTGYFMLDHHNSIYNESFQGLKNLRSICLKNNLSRIPQVVTDLPSLQHLSINNEGNKLIVLNNLKKLVNLRTLELICCDLERIPHSIFTLNNLHEIDLKENNLRTVEEIISFQHLKNLSCLKLWHNSISYVPVQIGALSNLEQLYLNYNNIKNVPLQLFLCKKLHYLDLSYNKLTSIPEEIGYLTNLQYLALTKNHIEMLPDGLFQCKKLQFLLLGNNSLMNLSPCVGQLLNLVQLELIGNYLESLPAELEECQFLKRNSLIVEERLLKTLPPRVRERLQTCSDKC